The Streptomyces cynarae genome contains a region encoding:
- a CDS encoding ATP-dependent 6-phosphofructokinase: MRIGVLTAGGDCPGLNAVIRSVVHRAVAQYGDEVIGFEDGYRGLLDGHYRTLDLDAVSGILARGGTILGSSRLERDRLREACENASDMIRDFGIDALIPIGGEGTLTAARMLSDAGLPVVGVPKTIDNDISSTDRTFGFDTAVTVASEAMDRLKTTAESHQRVMVVEVMGRHAGWIALESGMAAGAHGICLPERPFDPADLVKMVEERFARGKKFAVVCVAEGAHPAEGTMDYGKGEIDQYGHERFQGIGTALAYELERRLGKEAKPVILGHVQRGGVPTAYDRVLATRFGWHAVEAAHRGEFGRMTALRGTDVVMVPLAEAVTELKTVPKDRMDEAESVF, translated from the coding sequence ATGCGCATCGGAGTACTCACCGCAGGCGGCGACTGCCCGGGCCTGAACGCAGTGATCCGGTCGGTCGTGCACCGAGCGGTAGCGCAGTACGGCGACGAGGTGATCGGCTTCGAGGACGGCTACCGGGGTCTTCTGGACGGCCACTACCGCACCCTCGACCTCGACGCCGTGAGCGGCATCCTCGCCCGTGGCGGCACCATTCTCGGCTCCTCCCGGCTGGAGCGCGACCGGCTGCGCGAGGCCTGCGAGAACGCCTCGGACATGATCCGCGACTTCGGCATCGACGCCCTCATCCCGATCGGCGGCGAGGGCACCCTGACGGCGGCGCGCATGCTCTCGGACGCGGGCCTGCCGGTCGTCGGCGTGCCCAAGACGATCGACAACGACATCTCGTCCACGGACCGCACCTTCGGCTTCGACACCGCGGTCACCGTGGCCTCCGAGGCCATGGACCGCCTGAAGACGACGGCCGAGTCGCACCAGCGCGTGATGGTCGTGGAGGTCATGGGCCGCCACGCCGGCTGGATCGCGCTGGAGTCGGGCATGGCGGCCGGCGCCCACGGCATCTGCCTCCCCGAGCGCCCCTTCGACCCGGCCGACCTGGTCAAGATGGTCGAGGAGCGCTTCGCCCGCGGCAAGAAGTTCGCGGTGGTCTGCGTCGCCGAGGGCGCCCATCCCGCCGAGGGCACCATGGACTACGGCAAGGGCGAGATCGACCAGTACGGCCACGAGCGCTTCCAGGGCATCGGCACGGCCCTCGCGTACGAGCTGGAGCGGCGGCTCGGCAAGGAGGCCAAGCCGGTCATCCTCGGCCACGTCCAGCGCGGCGGCGTACCGACCGCCTACGACCGGGTGCTCGCCACCCGTTTCGGCTGGCACGCGGTCGAGGCCGCGCACCGCGGCGAGTTCGGCAGGATGACGGCGCTGCGCGGCACCGACGTGGTGATGGTGCCGCTGGCGGAGGCGGTGACCGAGCTGAAGACGGTACCGAAGGACCGGATGGACGAGGCGGAGTCGGTGTTCTAG
- a CDS encoding tetratricopeptide repeat protein — protein sequence MQPRNMSMSGVVDLAAVKAAQEAKAKAEQARAEAARQGGGGAVSPADLVIDVDEAGFEYDVLQRSTEVPVVIDFWAEWCQPCKQLSPVLERLAVEYNGRFVLAKIDVDANQMLMQQFGIQGIPAVFAVVAGQALPLFQGAAPEQQIRATLDQLVQVAEQRFGLTGLTVDPDAEPGGAQPAPQTPAGPYDALLEAAVEALDAGDLGGAIQAYKNVLSDDPGNTEAKLGLAQAELLQRVQGADPQQVRKEAAEKPGDVAAQIAAADLDLVGGHVDDAFGRLIETVRRTAGDDRDAARLRLLELFEVVGADDPRVTAARRALARALF from the coding sequence ATGCAGCCACGGAACATGTCCATGAGCGGAGTCGTCGACCTCGCCGCGGTGAAGGCAGCCCAGGAGGCGAAGGCGAAGGCGGAGCAGGCGCGCGCCGAAGCGGCCCGGCAGGGCGGGGGAGGGGCGGTCTCCCCGGCCGACCTCGTCATCGACGTCGACGAGGCGGGGTTCGAGTACGACGTCCTGCAGCGGTCCACCGAGGTGCCCGTCGTCATCGACTTCTGGGCCGAGTGGTGCCAGCCCTGCAAGCAGCTGAGCCCGGTCCTGGAGCGGCTGGCCGTCGAGTACAACGGCCGGTTCGTGCTCGCCAAGATCGACGTCGACGCCAACCAGATGCTGATGCAGCAGTTCGGCATCCAGGGGATCCCGGCCGTCTTCGCCGTCGTCGCCGGGCAGGCGCTGCCCCTCTTCCAGGGCGCCGCCCCCGAACAGCAGATCCGCGCGACCCTCGACCAGCTCGTCCAGGTCGCCGAGCAGCGCTTCGGTCTGACCGGTCTGACCGTCGACCCCGACGCCGAGCCGGGCGGCGCCCAGCCGGCCCCTCAGACCCCGGCGGGCCCTTACGACGCCTTGCTCGAAGCGGCCGTCGAGGCGCTGGACGCGGGCGACTTGGGCGGTGCGATCCAGGCGTACAAGAACGTGCTGAGCGACGACCCGGGCAACACGGAGGCCAAACTGGGCCTCGCCCAGGCCGAGTTGCTGCAGCGGGTGCAGGGGGCCGACCCGCAGCAGGTACGCAAGGAGGCCGCGGAGAAGCCCGGTGACGTGGCGGCACAGATCGCCGCGGCCGACCTGGATCTGGTGGGCGGACACGTGGATGACGCGTTCGGGCGGCTCATCGAGACGGTGCGGCGAACGGCGGGGGACGACCGGGACGCCGCACGGCTGCGGCTGCTGGAACTCTTCGAGGTGGTGGGCGCCGACGACCCGCGCGTGACGGCGGCGCGGAGGGCGCTCGCGAGGGCCTTGTTCTGA
- a CDS encoding response regulator — translation MTEPIRVLVVEDDPVAADAHVMYVGRVPGFTAVGKAATGAEARRALERTRVDLLLLDLHLPDVHGLQLARSLRAAGYHADVIAVTSARDLAVVREGVSLGVVQYVLKPFTFATLRDRLVRYAEFREAVGEASGQDEVDRALATLRAPGPAALPKGLSAPTLERVTGVLRDAEEGLTAAGVAEAVGISRITARRYLEHLVDAGRAGRSPLYGQVGRPELVYRWVTAAERGR, via the coding sequence ATGACCGAGCCCATCCGCGTCCTGGTCGTGGAGGACGACCCGGTCGCCGCCGACGCGCACGTGATGTACGTGGGCCGGGTCCCGGGCTTCACGGCGGTCGGCAAGGCCGCCACGGGAGCAGAGGCGCGCCGCGCCCTGGAGCGCACGCGGGTGGACCTCCTCCTGCTGGACCTGCACCTGCCCGACGTGCACGGTCTGCAACTGGCGCGCTCCCTGCGGGCGGCCGGCTACCACGCGGACGTCATCGCGGTGACCTCGGCGCGGGATCTCGCGGTGGTGCGGGAGGGCGTCTCCCTGGGAGTCGTGCAGTACGTGCTGAAGCCGTTCACGTTCGCGACGCTGCGGGACCGGCTGGTGCGGTACGCGGAGTTCCGCGAGGCGGTGGGCGAGGCGAGCGGCCAGGACGAGGTCGACCGCGCCCTGGCCACCCTGCGGGCCCCGGGTCCGGCGGCGCTGCCCAAGGGGCTCAGCGCCCCGACACTGGAGCGGGTGACGGGGGTGCTGCGGGACGCGGAGGAGGGGCTCACGGCGGCGGGCGTCGCCGAAGCCGTGGGGATCTCGCGGATCACTGCCCGGCGGTATCTGGAACACCTGGTGGACGCGGGTCGGGCGGGGCGGAGCCCGTTGTACGGGCAGGTGGGGCGGCCGGAGTTGGTGTACCGGTGGGTGACGGCGGCGGAGCGGGGGCGGTAG
- a CDS encoding helix-turn-helix domain-containing protein produces the protein MLVHPPQARQPHPPTPPFDAAAARRLRVALGMAPEHVAHTMRSSYGLPHVTPDLVIDWEGGAATPRPHELTALAGVLWCAPGELIGAPRTLREHRLARGLAQEDVADAVGLELLAYVRMEEADAWRGNDRQSAALAEVLQLSLPDFVTVTGRGGRLAQLLRGAVTTRWQAYVRQVGKMLPLKRPLVEDVLEEMHADYQGRMTATLNWGAGSAAADAGEAGRDYLDRVVEIFWETVERNS, from the coding sequence GTGCTCGTGCATCCACCGCAGGCCCGGCAACCGCACCCACCCACCCCGCCCTTCGACGCCGCCGCCGCCCGCCGCCTCCGGGTGGCCCTGGGCATGGCACCCGAGCACGTCGCCCACACGATGCGCTCCTCGTACGGGCTCCCCCATGTCACACCCGACCTCGTGATCGACTGGGAGGGCGGGGCCGCCACTCCGAGGCCGCACGAACTGACCGCGCTCGCGGGCGTGTTGTGGTGTGCCCCGGGCGAACTCATCGGCGCGCCCCGCACCCTGCGCGAGCACCGTCTCGCGCGCGGGCTCGCACAGGAGGACGTGGCGGACGCCGTGGGCCTCGAGCTCCTCGCCTACGTGCGGATGGAGGAGGCGGACGCCTGGCGCGGCAACGACCGGCAGTCCGCCGCCCTCGCCGAGGTGCTCCAGCTGTCCCTGCCCGACTTCGTCACCGTGACCGGGCGCGGGGGCCGGCTCGCCCAGCTGCTGCGCGGCGCGGTCACCACCCGCTGGCAGGCGTACGTCCGCCAGGTCGGCAAAATGCTGCCCCTTAAGCGGCCGCTCGTCGAGGACGTCCTCGAGGAGATGCACGCCGACTACCAGGGGCGGATGACCGCCACGCTGAACTGGGGCGCGGGCTCCGCCGCGGCCGACGCCGGTGAGGCCGGCCGCGACTACCTCGACCGCGTGGTGGAGATCTTCTGGGAGACGGTCGAGAGGAACTCCTAG
- a CDS encoding TetR/AcrR family transcriptional regulator has translation MQSSPSAGRPGRPRSAAADAAILAATREALVELGWSKLTLGDVATRAGVAKTTLYRRWAGKNELVVDAVAELFDELELPDRGSLAADIEGVVLQFAAILDRPDAKSGLMAVVAESTRDDALRERIRASIVDRQKRLVLAGRARATARGELPPETDPEGAARTADLIFDMVAGAVVHRTLVSARPADEEWVRGLTRVLLLGLTAASPPAD, from the coding sequence ATGCAGAGCAGCCCGTCCGCAGGCCGTCCGGGGCGCCCCCGCAGCGCCGCCGCGGACGCCGCGATTTTGGCGGCGACGCGCGAGGCGCTGGTCGAGCTGGGCTGGTCGAAGCTCACGCTGGGAGACGTGGCGACACGGGCGGGGGTGGCGAAGACGACCCTCTACCGCCGCTGGGCGGGCAAGAACGAACTCGTGGTCGACGCGGTGGCCGAACTCTTCGACGAGCTGGAGCTGCCGGACCGGGGCAGCCTGGCCGCGGACATCGAGGGCGTGGTGCTGCAGTTCGCGGCGATCCTGGACCGCCCGGACGCCAAGAGCGGCCTGATGGCGGTGGTGGCGGAGTCCACCCGGGACGACGCCCTGCGCGAACGGATCCGCGCCTCCATCGTCGACCGCCAAAAACGCCTGGTCCTGGCGGGCCGCGCCCGCGCGACGGCCCGCGGCGAGCTGCCTCCCGAGACCGACCCGGAGGGGGCGGCCCGCACGGCCGACCTGATCTTCGACATGGTGGCAGGCGCGGTGGTCCACCGCACCCTGGTGAGCGCCCGCCCGGCGGACGAGGAGTGGGTGCGGGGTCTCACCCGGGTCCTGTTGCTCGGGCTGACTGCGGCAAGCCCGCCCGCCGATTGA
- a CDS encoding DUF6114 domain-containing protein: MNAESPAQNEHHLRVFRQRFRDWRGARPFWAGLFVLFGGFPIMYFPYAHIKIGALTVAMATTAGAGSLIIGVLLVVLGLTLWFQQHVRVFAGVAAILLALVSIPVSNFGGFVVGFLFALIGGAMAVAWAPGPPPEPQAAQEAGMGEGGAPGAVDGAGLPNDLSGTSPANGANGRHSAG; the protein is encoded by the coding sequence ATGAACGCCGAGTCGCCCGCGCAGAACGAGCACCATCTCCGCGTCTTCCGGCAGCGCTTCCGCGACTGGCGGGGCGCCCGTCCGTTCTGGGCCGGCCTCTTCGTCCTGTTCGGCGGCTTCCCGATCATGTATTTCCCGTACGCGCACATAAAGATCGGTGCGCTCACGGTGGCGATGGCGACCACTGCGGGAGCCGGGTCACTGATCATCGGCGTGCTCCTGGTCGTCCTGGGCCTGACGCTGTGGTTCCAGCAGCACGTACGGGTCTTCGCGGGCGTCGCGGCGATCCTGCTGGCGCTGGTGTCCATCCCGGTGTCCAACTTCGGCGGCTTCGTCGTCGGCTTCCTGTTCGCCCTCATCGGCGGGGCGATGGCCGTGGCGTGGGCGCCGGGACCGCCGCCCGAGCCGCAGGCGGCGCAGGAGGCCGGCATGGGCGAGGGTGGCGCCCCCGGGGCCGTGGACGGTGCGGGTCTGCCGAACGATCTGTCAGGAACGAGCCCGGCCAACGGGGCGAACGGGAGGCACAGTGCCGGCTGA
- a CDS encoding acetate kinase — translation MSPSRVLVLNSGSSSVKYQLLDMRDGSRLAVGLVERIGEQTSRIKHTALTTGDTREQNGPIADHQAALKAVAEELDRDGLGVDSPELAAIGHRVVHGGMFFTEPTVIDDAVLTEIERLIPVAPLHNPANLTGIRTAMALRPDLPQVAVFDTAFHTTMPEHAARYAIDTKIADRHRIRRYGFHGTSHAYVSRATAKLLGKAPEDVNVIVLHLGNGASASAVRGGKCVDTSMGLTPLEGLVMGTRSGDLDPAVIFHLQRVGGMSMDEIDTLLNKRSGLFGLCGDNDMREIGRRIEEGDEEARLAFDIYIHRLRKYIGAYYAVLGRVDAVAFTAGVGENAAAVREAAVAGLEGLGLAVDADLNAVRGDQPRLISPVSARVAVAVVPTDEELEIATQTYALVGKGTGKGN, via the coding sequence GTGAGCCCGTCCCGTGTCCTCGTCCTGAACTCCGGCTCCTCCTCCGTGAAGTACCAGCTGCTGGACATGCGTGACGGCAGCAGGCTGGCCGTGGGCCTCGTCGAGCGCATCGGCGAGCAGACCTCGCGGATCAAGCACACGGCGCTCACCACGGGCGACACCCGGGAGCAGAACGGGCCGATCGCCGACCACCAGGCCGCCCTGAAGGCGGTCGCCGAGGAGCTGGACAGGGACGGGCTGGGCGTCGACTCGCCCGAGCTGGCCGCCATCGGCCACCGCGTGGTGCACGGCGGCATGTTCTTCACCGAGCCCACCGTCATCGACGACGCCGTGCTCACCGAGATCGAGCGGCTGATCCCGGTCGCGCCGCTGCACAACCCGGCCAACCTCACCGGCATCCGCACGGCCATGGCGCTGCGCCCCGACCTGCCGCAGGTCGCCGTCTTCGACACGGCGTTCCACACGACGATGCCGGAGCACGCGGCGCGTTACGCGATCGACACGAAGATCGCGGACCGGCACCGGATCCGGCGGTACGGGTTCCACGGGACCTCGCACGCGTATGTGTCCCGGGCGACCGCGAAGCTGCTGGGCAAGGCGCCCGAGGACGTCAACGTCATCGTGCTGCACCTGGGCAACGGGGCGTCCGCCTCGGCGGTCAGGGGCGGGAAGTGCGTGGACACCTCCATGGGGCTCACCCCGCTCGAGGGTCTGGTGATGGGGACGCGCTCGGGTGACCTGGACCCGGCCGTCATCTTCCATTTGCAGCGTGTTGGCGGAATGTCCATGGACGAGATCGACACTCTTCTCAACAAGAGGAGCGGTCTGTTCGGTCTGTGCGGCGACAACGACATGCGGGAGATCGGCCGGCGGATCGAAGAGGGCGACGAGGAGGCGCGGCTCGCCTTCGACATCTACATCCATCGACTGAGGAAGTACATCGGCGCCTATTACGCGGTACTCGGCCGGGTGGACGCGGTCGCCTTCACGGCGGGTGTGGGCGAGAACGCCGCAGCGGTGCGTGAGGCCGCCGTCGCGGGCCTGGAGGGCCTGGGCCTGGCGGTGGACGCCGACCTGAACGCCGTGCGCGGCGACCAGCCGCGGCTGATCTCGCCCGTGTCCGCGCGGGTGGCGGTCGCGGTGGTGCCGACCGACGAGGAACTGGAGATCGCCACGCAGACCTACGCACTGGTCGGCAAGGGCACCGGAAAGGGCAACTGA
- a CDS encoding DUF6230 family protein: MESQVRGGTRWKRFAVVMVPSVAATAAIGVALAQGALAASFSVSGQDFKVTAGQLVGTGFTQYGALDTGKGLDGKDQAHPVAVSAFNHATITKMCQSVVTPIPFLNKNVTFKLTAGDKGKDVEAEQLFIDVADLDSTQAEFSNIDIGVAAGSVTKGPKPKADEIQQQKTSPYGFAQQADKAVLTDVKQTAWATTAGTFKLANLHMGLQWGSGEGIECY, from the coding sequence ATGGAGTCCCAGGTGCGTGGCGGGACCAGATGGAAGCGGTTCGCTGTGGTCATGGTGCCCAGCGTCGCCGCGACAGCAGCAATAGGTGTCGCCCTCGCGCAGGGCGCTCTCGCCGCGTCGTTCAGCGTGTCGGGGCAGGATTTCAAGGTGACCGCCGGCCAGTTGGTCGGCACCGGCTTCACCCAGTACGGCGCGCTCGACACCGGCAAGGGCCTCGACGGCAAGGACCAGGCACACCCGGTGGCGGTCTCGGCGTTCAACCACGCCACCATCACCAAGATGTGCCAGTCCGTGGTCACCCCGATCCCGTTCCTGAACAAGAACGTCACCTTCAAGCTGACCGCGGGTGACAAGGGCAAGGACGTCGAGGCGGAGCAGCTCTTCATCGACGTCGCCGACCTCGACTCGACTCAGGCCGAGTTCAGCAACATCGACATCGGCGTCGCGGCCGGGAGCGTCACCAAGGGCCCGAAGCCCAAGGCCGACGAGATCCAGCAGCAGAAGACGAGCCCCTACGGGTTCGCCCAGCAGGCCGACAAGGCCGTGCTGACCGATGTGAAGCAGACGGCGTGGGCGACCACCGCCGGCACCTTCAAGCTCGCCAACCTGCACATGGGACTGCAGTGGGGCAGCGGCGAGGGAATCGAGTGCTACTAG
- the pyk gene encoding pyruvate kinase: protein MRRSKIVCTLGPAVDSHEMLVSLIEAGMNVARFNFSHGTHEEHEGRYVRVRAASAETGKAIGVLADLQGPKIRLETFAEGPVELVRGDEFTITTEDVPGDKSICGTTYKGLPGDVSKGDQILINDGNVELKVLDVEGPRVRTIVIEGGVISDHKGINLPGAAVNVPALSEKDVEDLRFALRMGCDMVALSFVRDANDVKDVHRIMDEVGRRVPVIAKVEKPQAVANMEDVVMAFDGVMVARGDLAVEYPLEKVPMVQKRLIELCRRNAKPVIVATQMMESMITNSRPTRAEASDVANAILDGADAVMLSAESSVGAYPIETVKTMSKIVQAAEEELLSKGLQPLVPGKKPRTQGGSVARAAAEIADFLGGKGLVAFTQSGDTARRLSRYRAAQPILAFTTDESTRNQLSLSWGVESHIVPFVNSTDEMVELVDQEMVKLNRFNEGDIVVITAGSPPGVPGTTNMVRVHHLGEGGRN, encoded by the coding sequence ATGCGCCGTTCGAAAATCGTCTGTACTCTCGGCCCCGCGGTCGACTCCCACGAGATGCTCGTCTCGCTGATCGAAGCCGGCATGAATGTGGCCCGCTTCAACTTCAGCCACGGCACGCACGAAGAGCACGAGGGCCGGTACGTCCGCGTCCGTGCCGCGTCCGCCGAGACCGGCAAGGCCATCGGCGTCCTCGCCGACCTGCAGGGCCCGAAGATCCGCCTGGAGACCTTCGCCGAGGGTCCGGTCGAGCTGGTGCGCGGTGACGAGTTCACCATCACCACCGAGGACGTGCCGGGCGACAAGTCGATCTGCGGCACGACGTACAAGGGCCTGCCGGGGGACGTCTCCAAGGGCGACCAGATCCTGATCAACGACGGCAACGTCGAGCTGAAGGTCCTGGACGTCGAGGGCCCCCGGGTGAGGACGATCGTCATCGAGGGCGGCGTCATCTCCGACCACAAGGGCATCAACCTGCCCGGCGCCGCGGTGAACGTGCCGGCGCTGTCCGAGAAGGACGTCGAGGACCTGCGGTTCGCGCTGCGCATGGGCTGCGACATGGTCGCGCTGTCCTTCGTGCGGGACGCCAACGACGTCAAGGACGTCCACCGCATCATGGACGAGGTGGGCCGCCGCGTCCCGGTCATCGCCAAGGTGGAGAAGCCGCAGGCGGTGGCGAACATGGAGGACGTCGTGATGGCGTTCGACGGCGTGATGGTCGCCCGCGGCGACCTGGCCGTCGAGTACCCGCTCGAGAAGGTCCCGATGGTGCAGAAGCGGCTCATCGAGCTGTGCCGCCGCAACGCCAAGCCGGTGATCGTGGCGACCCAGATGATGGAGTCGATGATCACCAACTCCCGTCCGACCCGCGCAGAGGCCTCCGACGTGGCCAACGCGATCCTGGACGGCGCCGACGCGGTCATGCTCTCCGCCGAGTCCAGCGTGGGCGCGTACCCGATCGAGACGGTCAAGACGATGTCGAAGATCGTCCAGGCGGCCGAGGAGGAACTGCTCTCCAAGGGCCTGCAGCCACTGGTTCCGGGCAAGAAGCCGCGTACGCAGGGCGGTTCGGTGGCGCGCGCCGCGGCCGAGATCGCGGACTTCCTCGGCGGCAAGGGCCTGGTGGCCTTCACCCAGTCCGGCGACACCGCCCGCCGGCTGTCCCGCTACCGCGCGGCCCAGCCGATCCTGGCGTTCACCACGGACGAGTCCACCCGCAACCAGCTGTCGCTGAGCTGGGGCGTGGAGTCGCACATCGTGCCGTTCGTGAACAGCACCGACGAGATGGTGGAGCTGGTCGACCAGGAGATGGTCAAGCTCAACCGGTTCAACGAGGGCGACATCGTGGTGATCACCGCCGGCTCCCCGCCCGGCGTCCCCGGCACCACGAACATGGTCCGCGTCCACCACCTGGGCGAGGGCGGACGCAACTGA
- the pta gene encoding phosphate acetyltransferase, with amino-acid sequence MTRCVYVTGIDRGDGRQVVELGVMELLTRQVDRVGVFRPLVHDGPDRLFELLRARYRLSQDPATVYGMGYQEAAALQAERGVDELVSTLVDRFHAVARDYEVVLVLGTDFADTQLPDELSLNARLANEFGASVIPVVGGRRQTAESVRAETANAYRAYEGLGCDVLAMVVNRVARDDRDEIAEGLDSRLPVPCYVLPDEPALSAPTVAQIAHTLGAKVLLGDDSGLARDALDFVFGGAMLPNFLAALTPGCLVVTPGDRADLVVGSLAAHSAGTPPIAGVLLTLNEVPRDEVLALAARLAPGTPVLSVSGTSFPTAEQLFSMEGKLNAATPRKAERALGLFERYVDTVDLNKRVSAPSSDRLTPMMFEHKLLEQARADKRRVVLPEGTEERVLHAAEVLLRRGVCDLTLLGPVDQIRKKAADLGIDLGDSQLIDPATSELRDAFAEKYAALRAHKGVTVELAYDVVSDVNYFGTLMVQEGLADGMVSGSVHSTAATIRPAFEIIKTKSDAKIVSSVFFMCLADKVLVYGDCAVNPDPNAEQLADIAIQSAATAEQFGVEPRIAMLSYSTGSSGFGADVDKVREATELVRQRRSDLKIEGPIQYDAAVEPSVAATKLPGSEVAGQASVLIFPDLNTGNNTYKAVQRSAGAIAVGPVLQGLRKPVNDLSRGALVSDIVNTVAITAIQAQTPEQKATAQ; translated from the coding sequence GTGACGCGCTGCGTGTACGTGACCGGGATCGACCGCGGCGACGGCCGCCAGGTCGTCGAGCTGGGAGTCATGGAGCTCCTGACCCGGCAGGTCGACCGGGTCGGCGTCTTCCGTCCGCTCGTCCACGACGGCCCCGACCGCCTCTTCGAGCTGCTGCGCGCCCGGTACCGGCTGTCCCAGGACCCGGCGACCGTGTACGGCATGGGCTACCAGGAGGCGGCCGCGCTCCAGGCCGAGCGGGGGGTGGACGAGCTGGTGTCCACGCTGGTCGACCGGTTCCACGCGGTGGCCCGCGACTACGAGGTCGTCCTCGTCCTCGGCACCGACTTCGCCGACACCCAGCTCCCGGACGAGCTGTCCCTCAACGCCCGGCTCGCCAACGAGTTCGGGGCGTCGGTGATCCCGGTCGTGGGCGGCCGCCGGCAGACCGCGGAGTCGGTGCGCGCCGAGACGGCGAACGCCTACCGCGCCTACGAGGGGCTCGGCTGCGACGTTCTCGCCATGGTCGTCAACCGGGTGGCCCGCGACGACCGCGACGAGATCGCCGAAGGGCTCGACTCCCGGCTCCCGGTGCCCTGTTACGTGCTTCCCGACGAGCCCGCCCTCTCGGCGCCGACCGTGGCCCAGATCGCCCACACCCTCGGCGCCAAGGTGCTGCTCGGCGACGACTCGGGCCTCGCGCGCGACGCCCTCGACTTCGTCTTCGGCGGTGCCATGCTGCCGAACTTCCTCGCCGCCCTGACCCCGGGCTGCCTGGTGGTCACCCCGGGCGACCGTGCCGACCTCGTCGTGGGCTCACTGGCCGCGCACAGCGCCGGGACCCCACCGATCGCGGGTGTGCTGCTGACGCTGAACGAGGTGCCCCGCGACGAGGTCCTCGCCCTCGCCGCGCGCCTCGCCCCGGGCACCCCGGTGCTCTCGGTGTCCGGCACCAGCTTCCCCACCGCCGAGCAGCTCTTCTCCATGGAGGGGAAGCTGAACGCGGCCACCCCGCGCAAGGCGGAGCGGGCGCTCGGGCTCTTCGAGCGGTACGTCGACACCGTGGATCTGAACAAGCGGGTGTCCGCGCCGAGCAGCGACCGGCTCACGCCGATGATGTTCGAGCACAAGCTGCTGGAGCAGGCCCGCGCCGACAAGCGCCGGGTGGTCCTCCCGGAGGGCACCGAGGAGCGGGTGCTGCACGCCGCGGAGGTGCTGCTGCGCCGCGGGGTGTGCGACCTCACGCTGCTCGGGCCCGTCGACCAGATCCGCAAGAAGGCCGCCGACCTCGGCATCGACCTCGGCGACTCGCAGCTGATCGACCCGGCCACCTCGGAGCTGCGCGACGCCTTCGCCGAGAAGTACGCGGCGCTGCGCGCCCACAAGGGGGTCACGGTCGAGCTGGCGTACGACGTCGTCTCCGACGTGAACTACTTCGGCACCCTGATGGTCCAGGAGGGGCTCGCCGACGGCATGGTGTCCGGGTCCGTGCACTCCACGGCCGCCACCATCCGGCCCGCCTTCGAGATCATCAAGACCAAGTCGGACGCGAAGATCGTCAGCTCGGTCTTCTTCATGTGCCTCGCCGACAAGGTCCTCGTCTACGGCGACTGCGCCGTGAACCCGGACCCGAACGCCGAGCAGCTCGCCGACATCGCCATCCAGTCGGCCGCCACCGCCGAGCAGTTCGGGGTGGAGCCGCGGATCGCGATGCTGTCGTACTCCACGGGCAGCTCCGGCTTCGGCGCCGACGTCGACAAGGTGCGCGAGGCCACCGAGCTGGTGCGGCAGCGCCGCAGCGATCTGAAGATCGAGGGTCCGATCCAGTACGACGCCGCCGTCGAGCCCAGCGTCGCGGCCACCAAGCTGCCGGGCTCGGAGGTCGCCGGGCAGGCGTCGGTGCTGATCTTCCCGGACCTGAACACCGGCAACAACACCTACAAGGCCGTGCAACGCTCGGCCGGCGCGATCGCCGTCGGACCGGTCCTGCAGGGCCTGCGCAAGCCCGTCAACGACCTCTCCCGGGGCGCCCTCGTCTCCGACATCGTCAACACCGTCGCCATCACGGCGATCCAGGCCCAGACCCCCGAGCAGAAGGCAACCGCCCAGTGA